One window of the Anopheles aquasalis chromosome X, idAnoAquaMG_Q_19, whole genome shotgun sequence genome contains the following:
- the LOC126573354 gene encoding forkhead box protein B2-like: MPKIFLIKNRLHQQQLRLLEAQKNSHYDGADGVPGNDGVVGDVASGAGAGASGGAGGSGGGVGGGIGISDGAGVSSVTAGVGGTINEPLSLVSRKREHKDTADRDIFGEENRLSPPCRKRASSPAVSLFARAGGDDRGQQGGPASSVIAAGFGGHQQPPPQQHHHHHHHHPHHHSSLHHHQQHSQQHGHGAMAYHQQHQHPHHQHHPQLLHSGRFARSGGSGAPTTKESCASAPGSSVPPSPTIAEQEERDEAYGGHKRPSYISYVGGGGGGGVGRGGMRYEKRRIACYGPSPYLGVRDRVPTNAERKAYPPTPPPPPVAPPPSAAATPLPTVSSSTPPSVTPPQPTVTTVVETTSDAGAPAQQQHRESGGALTLTDAEDEGLDEQQQQQQQQEKKKNKPGEVNEMRAVVEVEK, from the exons ATGCCGAAGATCTTCCTCATCAAGAAccggctgcaccagcagcagctgcggctcCTCGAGGCCCAGAAGAACAGCCACTACGATGGGGCGGATGGTGTCCCGGGAAACGATGGTGTCGTCGGGGACGTGGCgagcggtgccggtgccggtgccagtggtggtgccggcggcagcggcggtggcgtcggtggcggcatcgGTATCAGTGACGGCGCTGGTGTCAGTAGCGTAACCGCCGGCGTTGGAGGCACCATCAACGAGCCGCTCTCGCTGGTATCGCGCAAACGGGAACACAAGGATACAGCAG ATCGCGACATATTCGGCGAAGAGAACCGGCTCAGTCCACCGTGCCGGAAGCGGGCCTCATCGCCGGCCGTCTCCCTTTTCGCCCGCGCCGGCGGTGACGACCGGGGTCAGCAAGGTGGTCCGGCATCATCGGTGATCGCGGCAGGTTTCGGTGGGCATCAGCAACCGcccccgcagcagcaccatcaccatcaccaccaccatccgcatcaCCATTCTtctctgcatcatcatcaacagcacagTCAACAGCATGGGCATGGGGCGATGGcgtaccaccagcaacatcaacaccctcaccatcaacaccatccgCAGCTGCTTCACAGTGGACGGTTCGCTCggagcggcggcagcggcgcgCCCACCACCAAAGAGTCCTGTGCCTCGGCGCCAGGAAGCTCGGTGCCGCCTTCCCCGACGATCGCGGAGCAGGAAGAACGGGATGAGGCTTACGGTGGGCACAAGCGACCGTCCTACATCAGCtacgttggtggtggtggtggtggtggcgtgggcCGGGGTGGTATGAGATATGAGAAGCGGCGCATCGCCTGCTACGGACCCTCACCGTACCTTGGCGTGCGCGACCGCGTACCGACGAATGCGGAACGCAAAGCGTacccaccgacaccaccaccaccccccgtaGCACCAcccccatcagcagcagcaaccccccTTCCAAcagtaagcagcagcacccccccTTCCGttacaccaccacaaccaacgGTCACAACGGTGGTGGAGACAACGAGTGACGCAGGGGcgccagcgcagcagcagcaccgggagtCTGGTGGAGCTCTCACACTCACCGACGCGGAAGATGAGGGGctggatgagcagcagcagcagcagcagcagcaggagaaaaagaagaacaaacccGGAGAAGTGAACGAGATGcgcgcggtggtggaggtggaaaag
- the LOC126571665 gene encoding transcriptional regulator ovo-like isoform X2, producing MAHHQQQQQQLGVEKKHRDEEEDEEEEKKKQERVKRKAEEQQQQQQQEKEEKKEKEEKQKRERPVVVMVVVPSPPGAPLLRRSRKEKDEDEAEKDTQEEEGEEEAAVRNITIREEPRVPGSETNGTLPHRSKNRVPPTPPTPTPSATGTVVRCSVIQRTPTVPKLTPAPVPVPVPVPTPSSGGVPPEEQQQQQQHSIDATPRAVDLKVRPPVVLLAEPEQDQPIDYHIPKRPISSSGTTVPGGDEGRSAEECEPGRMERRPAPGPGPTHLLQAHHLQPTFRKAAAAAAAAARAAAAAAVLSGIMQGAAGHGRSSNNGGGGGGGGGGTNQSGGTGAGSSSSGGGGGGGGGGLHFSSGGGSGGGGGLGGTFGGGGTGGGGGMGGGRDGRSNYGPNSPPTGSLPPFYESLKGGGAGGGGTMNGYNANGGYLTNSANATSYQQLLNTLECEAAAQELGGGGGTAGLLGLGSGFPGYGPTANDGGGPGGAGNGTAAAIGSDAESAAAAAAAAAVAAAAAMGKHCHHLMLQSPFAIALKDELDLGYDTKADMWALTTTTTTAAGAGARSGSSGGAGAGGGGPGSNGSSAGADGAAVNGDGYDVSDAMIDMGDTMQLPPYGASSGAGSPTVLLEGLSDADFSLYSGAIGRDEQSSNDLELTSTPSLTPDSVGTSLHPIDTNGHDGLAETAVGYPSAAGDPQAHHGHHLAPLPREYATMVAAAAFGGQHHTLGNQQQQQQQHQQQQHGQQQHGQQHVIRGDNSNQPPAPPPPSYLQAGLGGTGTVSGYPSYHALLRYDQLDTHSNLSLPSSNGGSSLDVDLQQSLQPVLQHLHPHSLHHQQQQQQQQQQQQQQQQQQHQQQQQQHRTLGVRSPGANAPSSAIGPPPAVIACTIQNLGLPADSELQFVNGGHGIKNPLAIENVPLRMRVAERHGKSMANGTAQGKTQRQQQQQMQQHQQMQHQHLIPQKQLDNGPPSAASSSSLSSSSSSSSSSSSSSSSSSSSSSSASSPNGCSSPSHTGSANPGTHGQSVVTDDDQNRFVCRICSKTFSLQRLLNRHMKCHSDVKRYLCTFCSKGFNDTFDLKRHTRTHTGVRPYKCNLCEKSFTQRCSLESHCLKVHGVQHQYAYKERRTKMYVCEECGHTTNEPEVHYMHLKDKHPYSPALLKFYDKRHFKFNNAAFANNLLGSLPMPVHN from the exons atggcccaccaccagcagcagcagcagcagctaggaGTGGAGAAAAAGCACCgtgacgaagaagaggacgaagaggaagagaaaaagaaacaggaaaGGGTAAAGAGGAAggcagaagagcagcagcagcagcagcagcaggaaaaggaagagaagaaggagaaagaggaaaagcaaaaacgggagcgaccggtggtggtgatggtggtggtaccctccccccccggggcgccCCTGCTGCGACGCTCGCGGAAGgaaaaagacgaagacgaagcggaaaaggatacgcaggaagaggagggcgAAGAGGAGGCGGCGGTGCGCAACATAACGATCCGCGAGGAACCACGGGTACCGGGCAGCGAGACCAACGGCACTTTGCCCCACCGGTCCAAAAATCGGGTACCACCCAcaccacccacacccacaccatcagcaaccggGACCGTCGTCCGTTGCTCCGTCATCCAGCGGACACCGACGGTACCGAAGctaacaccagcaccggttccggttccggttccggttcccaCCCCATCGTCCGGTGGTGTGCCAcccgaggagcagcagcagcagcagcagcacagtatCGATGCCACACCACGGGCGGTCGATCTCAAGGTACGGCCCCCGGTGGTACTGCtcgcggaaccggaacaggacCAACCGATCGACTACCACATACCGAAGCgaccaatcagcagcagcggcaccacggTGCCCGGTGGGGACGAGGGACGGAGCGCGGAAGAGTGCGAACCGGGGCGGATGGAGCGCCGCCCAgccccggggccggggcccACCCACCTGCTGCAGGCCCACCACCTTCAGCCAACGTTCCGtaaggcggcggcggcggcggcggcggcagcgagggcggcagcggcggccgccgtCCTCAGTGGTATCATGCAGGGGGCGGCCGGTCACGGTCGCTCCTCGaacaatggtggtggtggagggggtggCGGAGGAGGCACAAACCAatccggtggcaccggtgccggttcctcttccagtggtggaggaggaggtggtggtggcggtggtcttCACTTTTCCTctggcggcggcagtggtggaggGGGAGGACTCGGTGGTacattcggtggtggtggtaccggtggtggtggtggtatgggtGGTGGGCGTGATGGACGCTCCAATTACGGTCCCAACAGCCCCCCGACCGGCTCCCTGCCCCCGTTCTACGAAAGCCTGAAGGGTGGTGGCGCCGGAGGAGGGGGTACGATGAACGGGTACAACGCGAACGGTGGCTACCTGACGAACAGTGCGAACGCGACCAGCTACCAGCAGCTACTCAACACGCTCGAGTGTGAGGCGGCCGCCCAAGAGctgggtggtggcggcggcacaGCTGGCCTGCTCGGGCTGGGTTCGGGGTTCCCGGGGTACGGACCGACCgccaacgatggtggtggccccggcgGTGCTGGGAATGGTACCGCCGCCGCGATCGGAAGCGATGCCGAgtcagcagcggcggcggcggcggcagcggcagtggcagcggcagcggcaatGGGCAAACACTGTCACCATCTGATGCTCCAGAGCCCGTTCGCGATAGCGCTGAAGGATGAGCTGGATCTCGGGTACGACACCAAGGCCGACATGTGGgccctgacgacgacgacgacgacggcggccggCGCTGGTGCGCGCAGTGGCTCGAGCGggggcgctggcgctggtggtggtgggcccgGTTCGAATGGCAGCTCGGCCGGTGCGGACGGTGCCGCTGTGAACGGTGATGGGTACGATGTGAGTGACGCCATGATCGATATGGGCGACACGATGCAGCTACCACCGTACGGGGCATCCTCCGGGGCCGGTAGCCCGACCGTCCTGCTCGAGGGGCTCAGCGATGCCGACTTTTCCCTGTACTCGGGCGCGATCGGACGGGACGAGCAGTCGAGCAACGATCTGGAGCTCACGTCAACGCCGTCCCTCACGCCGGACTCGGTCGGGACGTCGCTCCACCCGATCGACACGAACGGGCACGATGGGCTAGCGGAGACCGCCGTCGGTTACCCGTCCGCTGCCGGTGATCCGCAGGCCCACCACGGTCACCATCTGGCCCCGTTGCCCCGCGAGTACgcaacgatggtggcggccgcCGCATTCGGTGGTCAGCATCACACGCTtgggaaccagcagcagcagcagcaacaacatcagcagcagcagcacgggcagcagcagcacgggcagcagcatgtgATACGGggcgacaacagcaaccaaccaccagcaccaccaccaccgagctaCCTGCAGGCGGGGCTCGGCGGCACCGGTACCGTATCCGGCTATCCCTCCTACCATGCGCTCCTGCGCTACGATCAGCTCGACACCCACAGCAACCTCTCGCTGCCCTCATCGAACGGTGGTTCGTCGCTCGACGTCGATCTCCAGCAGAGTCTGCAGCCGGTGCTCCAGCATCTGCATCCGCATTCgcttcaccatcagcagcagcagcagcagcagcagcagcagcagcagcagcagcagcagcaacaacatcagcagcagcagcagcagcaccgtacgCTCGGTGTACGTTCGCCGGGCGCTAACGCACCATCGTCGGCGATTGGACCACCGCCAGCGGTCATCGCCTGTACCATCCAGAAC CTGGGACTGCCCGCCGACTCGGAGCTACAGTTCGTCAACGGGGGCCACGGTATCAAGAatccgctcgcgatcgagaacGTGCCGCTGCGGATGCGCGTCGCCGAACGCCACGGTAAGTCGATGGCCAACGGAACCGCCCAGGGCAAGacgcagcgccagcagcaacagcaaatgcagcagcaccagcaaatgcagcatcagcacctgATACCGCAGAAGCAACTTGACAACGGGCCACCATCGGCtgcatcgtcctcgtcgttgtcctcgtcgtcatcctcgtcgtcatcctcgtcgtcatcctcgtcgtcatcctcgtcgtcgtcctcatcagcatcctcACCGAACGGGTGTAGCTCACCGTCGCACACGGGCTCCGCAAACCCGGGCACCCACGGGCAATCGGTAgtaaccgacgacgaccagaaCCGGTTCGTCTGTCGGATCTGCTCGAAAACGTTCAGCTTGCAGCGGCTGCTGAACCGGCACATGAAGTGCCACTCGGACGTGAAGCGGTACCTGTGCACGTTCTGCTCGAAGGGGTTCAACGATACGTTCGACCTGAAGCGGCACACCCGCACCCACACCGGCGTACGGCCGTACAAGTGTAACCTGTGCGAGAAGTCGTTCACCCAGCGGTGCTCGCTCGAATCGCACTGCCTGAAGGTGCACGGTGTACAGCACCAGTACGCGTACAAGGAGCGCCGCACGAAG ATGTACGTATGCGAAGAGTGTGGCCACACGACCAACGAGCCGGAGGTGCACTATATGCACCTGAAGGACAAACACCCGTACTCGCCGGCGCTGCTCAAGTTCTACGACAAGCGCCACTTCAAGTTCAACAATGCGGCGTTCGCGAACAACCTGCTCGGCTCGCTGCCGATGCCGGTTCACAACTGA
- the LOC126571665 gene encoding transcriptional regulator ovo-like isoform X1, producing the protein MAHHQQQQQQLGVEKKHRDEEEDEEEEKKKQERVKRKAEEQQQQQQQEKEEKKEKEEKQKRERPVVVMVVVPSPPGAPLLRRSRKEKDEDEAEKDTQEEEGEEEAAVRNITIREEPRVPGSETNGTLPHRSKNRVPPTPPTPTPSATGTVVRCSVIQRTPTVPKLTPAPVPVPVPVPTPSSGGVPPEEQQQQQQHSIDATPRAVDLKVRPPVVLLAEPEQDQPIDYHIPKRPISSSGTTVPGGDEGRSAEECEPGRMERRPAPGPGPTHLLQAHHLQPTFRKAAAAAAAAARAAAAAAVLSGIMQGAAGHGRSSNNGGGGGGGGGGTNQSGGTGAGSSSSGGGGGGGGGGLHFSSGGGSGGGGGLGGTFGGGGTGGGGGMGGGRDGRSNYGPNSPPTGSLPPFYESLKGGGAGGGGTMNGYNANGGYLTNSANATSYQQLLNTLECEAAAQELGGGGGTAGLLGLGSGFPGYGPTANDGGGPGGAGNGTAAAIGSDAESAAAAAAAAAVAAAAAMGKHCHHLMLQSPFAIALKDELDLGYDTKADMWALTTTTTTAAGAGARSGSSGGAGAGGGGPGSNGSSAGADGAAVNGDGYDVSDAMIDMGDTMQLPPYGASSGAGSPTVLLEGLSDADFSLYSGAIGRDEQSSNDLELTSTPSLTPDSVGTSLHPIDTNGHDGLAETAVGYPSAAGDPQAHHGHHLAPLPREYATMVAAAAFGGQHHTLGNQQQQQQQHQQQQHGQQQHGQQHVIRGDNSNQPPAPPPPSYLQAGLGGTGTVSGYPSYHALLRYDQLDTHSNLSLPSSNGGSSLDVDLQQSLQPVLQHLHPHSLHHQQQQQQQQQQQQQQQQQQHQQQQQQHRTLGVRSPGANAPSSAIGPPPAVIACTIQNVGHAESDPQRTTSTVQQPYHVPPVSFSLVSLPNTQQLGLPADSELQFVNGGHGIKNPLAIENVPLRMRVAERHGKSMANGTAQGKTQRQQQQQMQQHQQMQHQHLIPQKQLDNGPPSAASSSSLSSSSSSSSSSSSSSSSSSSSSSSASSPNGCSSPSHTGSANPGTHGQSVVTDDDQNRFVCRICSKTFSLQRLLNRHMKCHSDVKRYLCTFCSKGFNDTFDLKRHTRTHTGVRPYKCNLCEKSFTQRCSLESHCLKVHGVQHQYAYKERRTKMYVCEECGHTTNEPEVHYMHLKDKHPYSPALLKFYDKRHFKFNNAAFANNLLGSLPMPVHN; encoded by the exons atggcccaccaccagcagcagcagcagcagctaggaGTGGAGAAAAAGCACCgtgacgaagaagaggacgaagaggaagagaaaaagaaacaggaaaGGGTAAAGAGGAAggcagaagagcagcagcagcagcagcagcaggaaaaggaagagaagaaggagaaagaggaaaagcaaaaacgggagcgaccggtggtggtgatggtggtggtaccctccccccccggggcgccCCTGCTGCGACGCTCGCGGAAGgaaaaagacgaagacgaagcggaaaaggatacgcaggaagaggagggcgAAGAGGAGGCGGCGGTGCGCAACATAACGATCCGCGAGGAACCACGGGTACCGGGCAGCGAGACCAACGGCACTTTGCCCCACCGGTCCAAAAATCGGGTACCACCCAcaccacccacacccacaccatcagcaaccggGACCGTCGTCCGTTGCTCCGTCATCCAGCGGACACCGACGGTACCGAAGctaacaccagcaccggttccggttccggttccggttcccaCCCCATCGTCCGGTGGTGTGCCAcccgaggagcagcagcagcagcagcagcacagtatCGATGCCACACCACGGGCGGTCGATCTCAAGGTACGGCCCCCGGTGGTACTGCtcgcggaaccggaacaggacCAACCGATCGACTACCACATACCGAAGCgaccaatcagcagcagcggcaccacggTGCCCGGTGGGGACGAGGGACGGAGCGCGGAAGAGTGCGAACCGGGGCGGATGGAGCGCCGCCCAgccccggggccggggcccACCCACCTGCTGCAGGCCCACCACCTTCAGCCAACGTTCCGtaaggcggcggcggcggcggcggcggcagcgagggcggcagcggcggccgccgtCCTCAGTGGTATCATGCAGGGGGCGGCCGGTCACGGTCGCTCCTCGaacaatggtggtggtggagggggtggCGGAGGAGGCACAAACCAatccggtggcaccggtgccggttcctcttccagtggtggaggaggaggtggtggtggcggtggtcttCACTTTTCCTctggcggcggcagtggtggaggGGGAGGACTCGGTGGTacattcggtggtggtggtaccggtggtggtggtggtatgggtGGTGGGCGTGATGGACGCTCCAATTACGGTCCCAACAGCCCCCCGACCGGCTCCCTGCCCCCGTTCTACGAAAGCCTGAAGGGTGGTGGCGCCGGAGGAGGGGGTACGATGAACGGGTACAACGCGAACGGTGGCTACCTGACGAACAGTGCGAACGCGACCAGCTACCAGCAGCTACTCAACACGCTCGAGTGTGAGGCGGCCGCCCAAGAGctgggtggtggcggcggcacaGCTGGCCTGCTCGGGCTGGGTTCGGGGTTCCCGGGGTACGGACCGACCgccaacgatggtggtggccccggcgGTGCTGGGAATGGTACCGCCGCCGCGATCGGAAGCGATGCCGAgtcagcagcggcggcggcggcggcagcggcagtggcagcggcagcggcaatGGGCAAACACTGTCACCATCTGATGCTCCAGAGCCCGTTCGCGATAGCGCTGAAGGATGAGCTGGATCTCGGGTACGACACCAAGGCCGACATGTGGgccctgacgacgacgacgacgacggcggccggCGCTGGTGCGCGCAGTGGCTCGAGCGggggcgctggcgctggtggtggtgggcccgGTTCGAATGGCAGCTCGGCCGGTGCGGACGGTGCCGCTGTGAACGGTGATGGGTACGATGTGAGTGACGCCATGATCGATATGGGCGACACGATGCAGCTACCACCGTACGGGGCATCCTCCGGGGCCGGTAGCCCGACCGTCCTGCTCGAGGGGCTCAGCGATGCCGACTTTTCCCTGTACTCGGGCGCGATCGGACGGGACGAGCAGTCGAGCAACGATCTGGAGCTCACGTCAACGCCGTCCCTCACGCCGGACTCGGTCGGGACGTCGCTCCACCCGATCGACACGAACGGGCACGATGGGCTAGCGGAGACCGCCGTCGGTTACCCGTCCGCTGCCGGTGATCCGCAGGCCCACCACGGTCACCATCTGGCCCCGTTGCCCCGCGAGTACgcaacgatggtggcggccgcCGCATTCGGTGGTCAGCATCACACGCTtgggaaccagcagcagcagcagcaacaacatcagcagcagcagcacgggcagcagcagcacgggcagcagcatgtgATACGGggcgacaacagcaaccaaccaccagcaccaccaccaccgagctaCCTGCAGGCGGGGCTCGGCGGCACCGGTACCGTATCCGGCTATCCCTCCTACCATGCGCTCCTGCGCTACGATCAGCTCGACACCCACAGCAACCTCTCGCTGCCCTCATCGAACGGTGGTTCGTCGCTCGACGTCGATCTCCAGCAGAGTCTGCAGCCGGTGCTCCAGCATCTGCATCCGCATTCgcttcaccatcagcagcagcagcagcagcagcagcagcagcagcagcagcagcagcagcaacaacatcagcagcagcagcagcagcaccgtacgCTCGGTGTACGTTCGCCGGGCGCTAACGCACCATCGTCGGCGATTGGACCACCGCCAGCGGTCATCGCCTGTACCATCCAGAACGTAGGTCACGCCGAAAGCGACCCGCAACGGACTACTAGCACCGTACAACAGCCCTATCACGTACCAcccgtttcgttttccctcGTTTCTCTTCCCAACACGCAACAGCTGGGACTGCCCGCCGACTCGGAGCTACAGTTCGTCAACGGGGGCCACGGTATCAAGAatccgctcgcgatcgagaacGTGCCGCTGCGGATGCGCGTCGCCGAACGCCACGGTAAGTCGATGGCCAACGGAACCGCCCAGGGCAAGacgcagcgccagcagcaacagcaaatgcagcagcaccagcaaatgcagcatcagcacctgATACCGCAGAAGCAACTTGACAACGGGCCACCATCGGCtgcatcgtcctcgtcgttgtcctcgtcgtcatcctcgtcgtcatcctcgtcgtcatcctcgtcgtcatcctcgtcgtcgtcctcatcagcatcctcACCGAACGGGTGTAGCTCACCGTCGCACACGGGCTCCGCAAACCCGGGCACCCACGGGCAATCGGTAgtaaccgacgacgaccagaaCCGGTTCGTCTGTCGGATCTGCTCGAAAACGTTCAGCTTGCAGCGGCTGCTGAACCGGCACATGAAGTGCCACTCGGACGTGAAGCGGTACCTGTGCACGTTCTGCTCGAAGGGGTTCAACGATACGTTCGACCTGAAGCGGCACACCCGCACCCACACCGGCGTACGGCCGTACAAGTGTAACCTGTGCGAGAAGTCGTTCACCCAGCGGTGCTCGCTCGAATCGCACTGCCTGAAGGTGCACGGTGTACAGCACCAGTACGCGTACAAGGAGCGCCGCACGAAG ATGTACGTATGCGAAGAGTGTGGCCACACGACCAACGAGCCGGAGGTGCACTATATGCACCTGAAGGACAAACACCCGTACTCGCCGGCGCTGCTCAAGTTCTACGACAAGCGCCACTTCAAGTTCAACAATGCGGCGTTCGCGAACAACCTGCTCGGCTCGCTGCCGATGCCGGTTCACAACTGA